One Algibacter sp. L3A6 genomic region harbors:
- the holA gene encoding DNA polymerase III subunit delta, which yields MDEVKQIVTDIKNKNLKPIYFLMGEEPYYIDKISDFIESSVLDEAERGFNQMVLYGRDVTIDDIVGHAKRYPMMAEHQVVIVKEAQDLARSIEKLAKYAENPQPTTVLVFNYKYKKIDKRKALYKTLKKNGIVFESKKLYDNQVADWIRRVLAPKKYEITPKAAQMLVEFLGTDLSKINNELEKLQIILPQGTQITPEHVEENIGISKDYNNFELRKAVGERNTVKAFKIVHYFGDNPKDNPMVVTVSLLFAFFSQLLTFHGLSDKSPRSVASALRVNPYFVNDYITAARNFPMRKVSGVVATLREFDVKSKGVGSNAVPQGDLLKELLVRIFS from the coding sequence TTGGACGAAGTAAAACAAATAGTAACCGATATAAAAAACAAAAACTTAAAGCCTATTTACTTTTTAATGGGTGAAGAGCCTTACTATATTGATAAAATTTCTGATTTTATTGAAAGCTCTGTTTTAGATGAAGCCGAACGTGGCTTTAACCAAATGGTATTGTATGGTCGTGATGTTACTATAGATGATATTGTTGGGCATGCTAAACGTTACCCAATGATGGCAGAGCACCAAGTGGTAATTGTAAAGGAAGCGCAAGATTTAGCTCGAAGTATTGAGAAATTGGCTAAATACGCCGAAAACCCACAACCAACTACAGTTTTAGTTTTTAATTACAAGTATAAAAAAATTGATAAGCGTAAAGCGCTTTATAAAACGCTTAAGAAAAACGGGATTGTTTTTGAGAGTAAAAAACTTTACGATAACCAGGTTGCCGATTGGATTCGTCGTGTTTTAGCGCCTAAAAAATACGAGATAACTCCAAAGGCAGCACAAATGCTTGTGGAATTTTTAGGTACAGATTTAAGTAAAATAAATAATGAGTTAGAAAAACTTCAAATTATTTTACCACAAGGCACTCAAATTACTCCAGAGCACGTTGAGGAAAATATTGGTATTAGTAAAGATTATAATAATTTTGAGTTAAGAAAAGCGGTAGGTGAGCGTAACACCGTTAAAGCTTTTAAAATTGTACACTATTTTGGTGATAACCCAAAAGATAACCCAATGGTGGTTACAGTATCCTTGTTATTTGCGTTTTTCTCACAATTGCTTACGTTTCATGGTTTAAGTGATAAATCGCCAAGGAGTGTGGCATCTGCGCTTCGTGTTAATCCATATTTTGTGAATGATTATATAACGGCTGCTCGAAATTTCCCGATGAGAAAGGTGAGTGGTGTAGTAGCTACGCTAAGGGAGTTTGATGTAAAAAGTAAAGGTGTGGGTTCTAATGCTGTGCCGCAAGGCGATTTACTAAAGGAGCTTTTGGTGCGTATTTTTAGTTAG
- a CDS encoding uracil-DNA glycosylase, giving the protein MNLEIHESWKPYLEAEFKKDYYKNLKTFVSKEYKESTCFPPEEAIFNAFNYCHFNDVKVVIIGQDPYHDHGQANGLCFSVADGVKHPPSLINIFKEIETDLSIPYPESGNLERWAKQGVLLLNATLTVRAHEAASHQKQGWETFTDAVIKTVSDNKENVIFLLWGGFAKKKAKLIDASKHLILTSGHPSPLSANRGYWFGNQHFSKVNQEFKTLGNKTLEW; this is encoded by the coding sequence ATGAATTTAGAGATTCACGAAAGTTGGAAACCCTATTTAGAGGCAGAGTTTAAAAAGGATTATTATAAAAACTTAAAAACATTTGTTTCTAAAGAATATAAGGAATCAACATGTTTCCCTCCGGAAGAAGCCATTTTTAATGCCTTTAATTATTGCCATTTTAATGATGTAAAAGTGGTTATTATTGGGCAAGATCCTTATCATGATCATGGACAAGCTAATGGATTATGTTTTTCTGTTGCAGATGGCGTTAAGCATCCTCCATCATTAATAAATATCTTTAAAGAAATTGAAACGGATTTAAGTATTCCGTATCCTGAAAGTGGCAATTTAGAACGCTGGGCAAAGCAAGGTGTTTTACTTTTAAATGCGACACTAACGGTTAGAGCTCATGAAGCAGCAAGCCATCAAAAACAAGGTTGGGAAACGTTTACAGATGCTGTAATTAAAACGGTAAGTGATAATAAAGAAAATGTAATATTTTTACTTTGGGGTGGTTTTGCAAAAAAGAAGGCTAAATTAATTGATGCTAGTAAGCATTTGATATTAACTAGTGGGCATCCGTCGCCATTATCTGCAAATAGAGGGTATTGGTTTGGTAATCAGCATTTTTCGAAGGTTAACCAAGAATTTAAAACTCTTGGCAATAAAACGCTGGAGTGGTAA
- a CDS encoding 1,4-dihydroxy-2-naphthoyl-CoA synthase, with protein sequence MSQENWVTVKEYTDITYKKCNGVARIAFNRPDVRNAFRPKTTSELYDALYNANEDVNIGVVLLSAEGPSTKDGVYSFCSGGDQKARGHQGYVGEDGYHRLNILEVQRLIRFMPKAVIAVVPGWAVGGGHSLHVVCDLTLASKEHAIFKQTDADVTSFDGGYGSAYLAKMVGQKRAREIFFLGRNYSAQEAFDMGMVNAVVPHDELESTAYEWAQEILAKSPTSIKMLKFAMNLTDDGMVGQQVFAGEATRLAYMTEEATEGRNAFLEKRKPNFEKKWIP encoded by the coding sequence ATGAGTCAAGAAAATTGGGTAACTGTTAAAGAATACACCGATATTACATATAAAAAATGTAATGGTGTTGCGCGCATAGCGTTTAATAGACCAGATGTGAGAAATGCATTTCGTCCGAAAACAACATCGGAATTGTACGATGCCTTATATAATGCTAATGAAGATGTGAATATTGGTGTGGTATTATTATCTGCCGAAGGCCCATCGACTAAAGATGGTGTTTATTCATTTTGTAGTGGAGGCGATCAAAAAGCACGTGGACACCAAGGTTATGTTGGTGAAGATGGCTATCACCGTTTAAATATATTAGAAGTACAACGTTTAATTCGTTTTATGCCGAAAGCTGTAATTGCTGTGGTTCCGGGTTGGGCTGTTGGTGGAGGACATAGTTTACACGTAGTTTGCGATTTAACTTTAGCAAGTAAAGAGCATGCTATTTTTAAACAAACCGATGCCGATGTTACTAGTTTTGATGGTGGTTACGGATCGGCTTATTTAGCCAAAATGGTAGGACAGAAAAGAGCTCGTGAGATTTTCTTTTTAGGAAGAAACTACTCGGCTCAAGAAGCTTTTGATATGGGCATGGTGAATGCTGTTGTTCCTCACGATGAATTAGAAAGTACAGCCTATGAGTGGGCTCAGGAAATATTAGCAAAATCGCCTACATCTATTAAAATGTTGAAATTCGCTATGAATTTAACAGACGATGGTATGGTTGGGCAGCAAGTATTTGCTGGAGAAGCCACACGTTTAGCTTACATGACGGAGGAAGCTACCGAAGGTAGAAATGCCTTTTTAGAAAAACGTAAGCCTAATTTTGAAAAAAAATGGATTCCATAA
- a CDS encoding o-succinylbenzoate synthase, which translates to MTATYQPYTLNFKQASGTSRGILKTKDTWFIILNEGENKGVGECGMFRGLSIDDRPDFEDKLKWVCKNIQLGLDALLLQLEEFPSIQFGLEMAFKSIDSINGFDLFPSKFTETEDSIAINGLIWMGTESFMKQQIQDKIEAGFSCIKMKIGAIDFQTEINLLKSIRKEFNSNDIELRVDANGAFKPSEALEKLKVLSDFDLHSIEQPIKQGQIAEMAKLCETTPLPIALDEELIGVFSEEKKQALLETICPQYIILKPTLIGGFKGSESWINLAHKQNIGWWITSALESNVGLNAIAQYTYGLNSNLPQGLGTGGLFSNNFDSPLLVKNGTLQYNKVEPWKFNLEVCI; encoded by the coding sequence ATGACGGCAACTTACCAACCATACACTTTAAACTTCAAACAAGCTAGCGGAACTTCGCGTGGTATTTTAAAAACTAAAGATACTTGGTTTATTATTTTAAATGAAGGTGAAAACAAAGGTGTTGGAGAGTGCGGTATGTTTCGCGGACTTTCTATTGATGATAGACCCGATTTTGAAGATAAATTAAAATGGGTTTGTAAAAATATTCAATTAGGTTTGGATGCTTTATTACTTCAGTTAGAAGAATTTCCAAGTATTCAATTCGGATTAGAAATGGCTTTTAAATCTATTGATAGCATAAATGGTTTCGATTTATTTCCTTCAAAATTCACTGAAACGGAAGATAGCATTGCTATTAACGGATTAATTTGGATGGGGACAGAAAGTTTCATGAAACAGCAAATTCAGGATAAAATAGAAGCTGGGTTTAGTTGTATTAAAATGAAAATTGGTGCTATCGATTTTCAAACAGAAATTAATCTTTTAAAATCTATTCGAAAAGAATTCAATTCAAATGATATTGAATTACGAGTAGATGCTAACGGTGCTTTTAAACCTTCGGAAGCTTTAGAAAAACTAAAAGTATTATCAGATTTCGATTTACATTCCATTGAGCAGCCTATAAAACAAGGCCAGATAGCCGAAATGGCAAAACTCTGTGAAACTACACCATTGCCCATTGCTCTAGACGAGGAACTTATAGGTGTGTTTTCCGAAGAAAAAAAACAAGCGTTATTAGAAACTATTTGTCCGCAGTACATTATTTTAAAACCAACCTTAATTGGCGGTTTTAAAGGGAGCGAATCTTGGATTAATTTAGCACATAAACAAAACATAGGTTGGTGGATTACAAGTGCCTTAGAGAGTAATGTAGGCTTAAATGCTATTGCACAATACACCTATGGTTTAAATAGTAATTTGCCACAAGGTTTAGGTACGGGCGGTTTGTTTTCTAACAATTTTGATTCACCGCTTTTAGTTAAAAATGGTACATTGCAGTATAATAAGGTAGAACCTTGGAAATTTAATTTAGAAGTATGTATATAG
- a CDS encoding DUF1801 domain-containing protein has protein sequence MSLNSLDIKTDARMEHVFNAYPEFVKSKILHLRALILDVANNIESINTLEETLKWGEPSYLAKKGSTLRIDWKPKKPDQYAMYFKCTSKLVETFKIVFKDRFEFEGHRAIVFQLNDTIPETELKQCIAAALTYHNVKQLPFLGL, from the coding sequence ATGTCGCTTAATTCTTTAGATATAAAAACAGATGCCAGAATGGAACACGTGTTTAACGCCTATCCGGAATTTGTTAAAAGCAAAATATTACATCTAAGAGCTTTAATTCTAGACGTCGCTAACAACATTGAAAGTATAAACACACTTGAAGAAACCTTAAAATGGGGAGAGCCTAGTTATTTAGCAAAAAAAGGAAGCACCCTTAGAATAGATTGGAAACCTAAGAAACCAGACCAATACGCCATGTATTTTAAATGCACTAGCAAACTTGTAGAAACATTTAAAATTGTTTTTAAAGATCGTTTTGAGTTCGAAGGCCATCGCGCTATTGTTTTTCAACTTAATGATACCATACCCGAAACCGAGTTAAAACAATGTATTGCTGCGGCTTTAACCTATCACAACGTTAAGCAATTGCCGTTTTTAGGATTATAG
- a CDS encoding C1 family peptidase, whose translation MKNNISLLVLLFICLSLNAQSYKFETVIDLETTDVISQGNTGTCWSFSTSSFLESEIMRITGKKIDLSEMYTVRNTYPKKAWNYIMRQGKTQFSDGGLAHDVLNSVKDHGLVPAFAFTGLEENATRHNHTEMLTVLKGLLNTYTKDVKKPLSPKWKQVIESVLDIYLGKNIETFNYEGVQYTPQSFLEFTKINLDDYVSLTSFSHQPFYTSFILNIPDNFSNGSFYNIPIEEMVKTANNALKKGYTIALDCDVSESTFTANPGMAIIPEDGNVDLKDLTEIVAEKEITQAYRQQEFENFNTTDDHLMHITGLVKDQNGNIYYKVKNSWGKNSERVANNGFIYMSEAYFKLKMISITLNKNVLDKKYHKILN comes from the coding sequence ATGAAAAATAATATTTCACTACTCGTTTTACTATTTATTTGCCTTTCTTTAAATGCGCAATCTTATAAATTTGAAACGGTTATAGACCTTGAAACTACCGATGTTATTAGCCAAGGAAATACAGGAACGTGTTGGAGTTTTTCTACATCGTCTTTTTTAGAGAGTGAAATAATGAGAATTACAGGTAAAAAGATTGATTTATCTGAAATGTATACCGTAAGAAACACCTACCCGAAAAAGGCCTGGAACTATATTATGCGCCAAGGTAAAACACAATTTAGTGATGGTGGTTTGGCTCACGATGTTTTAAATAGCGTAAAAGATCATGGTTTAGTACCAGCTTTCGCTTTTACAGGTCTTGAAGAAAATGCGACCAGACATAACCACACTGAAATGCTTACCGTTTTAAAAGGTTTATTAAACACCTATACTAAGGATGTAAAGAAACCATTATCTCCAAAATGGAAACAGGTTATCGAATCGGTTTTAGATATTTATTTAGGAAAAAACATTGAAACTTTTAATTATGAAGGCGTACAATACACACCACAATCGTTTTTAGAATTCACAAAAATAAACCTTGATGATTATGTGAGCTTAACATCATTTTCTCACCAACCATTTTACACAAGCTTCATTTTAAATATTCCTGATAATTTTTCTAACGGAAGCTTCTACAACATCCCAATTGAAGAAATGGTTAAAACCGCAAATAACGCGCTTAAAAAAGGATACACTATTGCTTTAGATTGCGATGTAAGCGAAAGTACATTTACAGCAAACCCAGGTATGGCGATTATACCAGAAGACGGCAATGTTGATTTAAAGGACTTAACAGAAATTGTAGCCGAAAAAGAGATTACGCAAGCCTACAGACAACAAGAGTTTGAAAACTTCAATACTACCGACGACCACTTAATGCATATTACAGGTTTAGTAAAGGACCAAAACGGGAATATTTACTATAAAGTAAAAAACTCTTGGGGTAAAAACTCCGAACGCGTTGCTAACAATGGCTTTATATACATGAGTGAGGCTTATTTCAAATTAAAAATGATTTCAATTACCTTAAATAAAAATGTACTTGACAAAAAATATCACAAAATTTTGAATTAA
- a CDS encoding transposase gives MYKNDKVIRRYSEPFKLKILAELTTGKHTKSELCKLYSIAPTTVNEWIKKYNRKDLMNTRVKMETKDEISRIKGLQKEIEQLKKLLIKKDLDAMVLDSYLEVAAEDLGYNSVADLKKKLNIKP, from the coding sequence ATGTACAAAAATGACAAAGTAATTAGACGTTACAGCGAACCTTTTAAATTAAAAATCTTAGCCGAACTTACAACCGGAAAGCATACCAAGAGCGAACTTTGCAAGCTCTACTCTATTGCTCCTACAACGGTGAATGAATGGATTAAAAAGTACAATCGTAAAGACTTAATGAACACCAGGGTAAAAATGGAAACAAAAGACGAAATATCAAGAATTAAAGGGTTGCAAAAAGAAATTGAGCAACTTAAAAAACTACTGATTAAAAAGGATCTTGATGCTATGGTATTGGATTCATACCTTGAAGTAGCAGCCGAAGATCTTGGCTACAATTCGGTTGCCGATCTAAAAAAAAAGCTAAATATAAAGCCTTAA
- a CDS encoding IS3 family transposase, whose translation MAKEKSKGFACLSTISSCFGLKRDAYYKYKHRADKRLKLEQQIITIVRKRRKSLPREGVRKLEKSLKNDFIKANLKVGRDTLFNTLRKHQMLTLRKKTSARTTNSHHRFYKYNNIIKDLKVTRANQVWVSDITYIRTVKGFCYLALITDMYSRKIVGYDLSDSLELKGCVRALNKAIYQAKNINGLIHHSDRGIQYCSNVYTQILKKKHINISMTEENHCYENAIAERVNGILKDEFYLDQTFDNVTHAKRAAKNAINLYNEIRLHLSLDYKTPNMVYQLSA comes from the coding sequence ATAGCTAAAGAAAAATCTAAGGGATTTGCTTGCTTATCTACTATTTCTAGTTGTTTTGGATTAAAACGTGATGCTTATTATAAATATAAGCATAGAGCTGATAAACGTTTAAAACTAGAGCAACAAATAATAACTATTGTTAGAAAAAGACGTAAATCCCTTCCTAGAGAAGGTGTCCGCAAACTCGAAAAATCATTGAAAAACGATTTTATCAAAGCGAACTTAAAAGTTGGTAGAGATACTTTATTTAATACCCTTAGAAAACACCAAATGTTAACACTTAGAAAGAAAACCAGTGCTAGAACAACCAATTCGCATCACCGTTTTTATAAGTATAATAATATTATTAAAGATTTAAAGGTGACGAGAGCTAATCAAGTTTGGGTGAGTGATATAACTTACATTAGAACCGTAAAAGGTTTTTGCTACCTAGCTTTAATTACGGATATGTATTCTCGTAAAATCGTGGGTTATGACCTGAGTGATAGCTTAGAATTAAAAGGATGTGTAAGAGCGCTTAATAAGGCTATTTATCAAGCCAAAAATATCAATGGCCTTATTCATCACTCCGATAGAGGAATACAATATTGTAGTAATGTATACACTCAAATACTTAAAAAAAAGCATATAAATATTAGTATGACTGAAGAAAATCACTGTTACGAAAATGCTATAGCAGAACGTGTAAACGGCATCTTAAAAGATGAGTTTTATCTCGACCAAACCTTTGATAACGTCACTCATGCAAAGAGAGCTGCAAAAAATGCAATTAATTTATACAACGAAATAAGATTACACTTATCTTTAGATTATAAAACACCTAATATGGTATATCAATTATCAGCTTAA
- a CDS encoding metal-dependent hydrolase, whose protein sequence is MKITFYGHACLGIQIEDINILVDPFITGNEKAANIDINSLKADYIMVTHAHQDHILDVEAIAKRTNAVIISNFEIVTHFGNLGFEGHPMNHGGQWDFEFGNVKYVNAIHTSSFPDGTYGGQPGGFIIEGEHKNIYIAGDTALTFDMKLIPLQTKLDLAILPIGDNFTMGINDAILASDFVECDKILGYHFDTFGYIEIDHEVAKRKFFEKDKDLMLLEIGESIEL, encoded by the coding sequence ATGAAAATCACATTTTACGGTCACGCTTGTTTAGGTATTCAAATAGAAGATATTAATATACTTGTCGATCCTTTTATTACAGGAAATGAAAAGGCTGCAAATATTGATATTAACTCTTTAAAAGCCGACTATATTATGGTAACGCATGCACATCAAGATCATATTCTAGATGTTGAAGCTATTGCCAAACGTACCAATGCTGTTATAATTTCTAACTTCGAAATTGTTACCCATTTTGGTAATCTTGGTTTCGAAGGTCACCCAATGAATCATGGTGGGCAATGGGATTTTGAATTCGGAAATGTAAAATATGTAAACGCCATACACACATCGTCTTTTCCTGATGGCACTTATGGTGGGCAACCCGGCGGTTTTATTATAGAAGGCGAACATAAAAATATTTATATAGCAGGCGATACAGCTCTTACTTTTGATATGAAATTAATACCACTTCAAACTAAACTAGATCTTGCTATTCTTCCTATAGGAGATAATTTCACCATGGGTATTAACGATGCCATTTTAGCGAGTGATTTTGTAGAATGTGATAAAATTTTAGGCTACCATTTTGATACTTTCGGCTATATTGAAATTGATCATGAAGTTGCTAAACGCAAGTTTTTCGAGAAGGATAAAGATTTAATGCTTTTAGAAATAGGAGAAAGCATCGAACTTTAA
- a CDS encoding glycosyltransferase family 2 protein, translating into MKLAIVILNWNGTQLLKQFLPSVVAHSTEADIYVADNASTDNSVTYIKTHFPDVKIIQNQENGGYAKGYNDALQHIEADVFCLLNSDVEVTENWLQPIIETFNKNPKTAILQPKILDFKNKAFFEYAGAAGGFIDKYGYPYCRGRIFDTIEKDNGQYNDTIDIFWATGACLFIKSDVFKALNGFDAHFFAHMEEIDLCWRAKNKGHQIKYVGTSTVYHVGGATLNAINPKKTYLNFRNSLFMVTKNAKGNLFTIIFIRLVLDGIAAVKFLFELKPKHTFAILKAHFNYYYNLNRLLKQRKATKNKIIYYNKTSVVIDYFVNKNMYYKS; encoded by the coding sequence TTGAAACTTGCCATTGTTATATTAAACTGGAACGGAACACAGCTTTTAAAGCAATTTTTGCCATCGGTAGTTGCGCATTCTACAGAAGCCGATATTTATGTGGCCGATAATGCCTCTACAGATAACTCCGTTACCTATATAAAAACTCATTTTCCTGATGTAAAAATAATTCAGAATCAAGAAAATGGTGGCTATGCCAAAGGTTATAACGATGCTTTACAACATATTGAAGCCGATGTGTTTTGTTTATTAAACAGCGATGTAGAAGTTACAGAAAATTGGTTACAACCTATAATAGAAACCTTTAATAAAAACCCAAAAACCGCCATACTTCAACCTAAAATATTAGACTTTAAAAACAAAGCTTTTTTTGAGTATGCCGGCGCTGCTGGTGGTTTTATAGACAAATATGGATACCCATATTGCAGAGGTCGCATTTTTGATACAATAGAAAAAGATAACGGACAATACAACGACACCATCGATATTTTTTGGGCAACTGGAGCTTGCCTATTTATAAAAAGTGATGTTTTTAAAGCACTCAATGGATTCGACGCTCACTTTTTTGCACACATGGAAGAAATAGACCTCTGCTGGCGTGCAAAAAACAAAGGCCACCAAATAAAATACGTAGGCACATCTACCGTTTACCACGTTGGTGGCGCTACACTAAATGCCATAAACCCTAAAAAAACCTATCTTAATTTTAGAAATAGCCTATTCATGGTAACTAAAAATGCCAAAGGCAATTTATTCACCATTATTTTTATTCGTTTAGTTTTAGATGGTATTGCAGCGGTTAAATTTCTATTCGAATTAAAACCCAAACATACATTTGCCATTTTAAAAGCACACTTTAATTATTACTACAATTTAAACCGGTTATTAAAACAGCGTAAGGCCACAAAAAATAAAATTATTTACTACAACAAAACATCTGTGGTTATCGATTATTTCGTAAATAAGAATATGTATTACAAAAGCTAA
- a CDS encoding type I restriction enzyme HsdR N-terminal domain-containing protein, which yields MLQKLNFPEFSFRFKNSENKVSIFDCIRKKFVILQPEEWVRQHCVLYLMEVKKYPISLINVEKELTINDLKKRYDIVIFNPDGSIHLIVECKAPKININQTTFDQIARYNTALNATYLMVTNGINHYYCQMDFENERYQFLKDIPEYNSQ from the coding sequence GTGTTACAAAAATTAAATTTTCCTGAGTTTTCATTTCGTTTCAAAAATAGCGAAAATAAAGTATCTATATTCGATTGCATTCGCAAAAAATTTGTGATTTTACAACCCGAAGAATGGGTAAGGCAACATTGTGTACTCTATTTAATGGAAGTTAAAAAATATCCAATTTCACTAATTAACGTCGAAAAAGAACTCACTATTAACGATTTAAAAAAACGATACGATATTGTTATTTTTAATCCCGACGGTAGTATTCATTTAATTGTAGAATGTAAAGCCCCAAAAATAAATATTAATCAAACCACGTTCGACCAGATTGCACGCTATAACACCGCGCTAAACGCCACGTATTTAATGGTTACTAACGGAATTAATCATTATTATTGCCAAATGGATTTCGAGAACGAGCGTTATCAGTTTTTAAAAGATATACCGGAGTATAATTCTCAGTAA
- the menA gene encoding 1,4-dihydroxy-2-naphthoate octaprenyltransferase, with protein sequence MNKTKVWISSMRLRTLPLSVSGIILASFLAAYQGVFNSVICVLAILSTLSFQILSNLANDYGDGVKGTDNDDRIGPERAIQSGVITPKEMKRAITINVAISVILALLTVYFAFGKAHFFLAVLFFALGVAAIIAAIKYTVGGNAYGYNAMGDVFVFLFFGLVSVVGGYVLYAKTIDFVVILPAMVIGLLSAAVLNLNNMRDIESDTKSNKITLALKLGSQKAKTYHSALVVSAILLSVLFGIIFYSSPFNFIFIIAFIPLFLHLKKVNNTKNPKHFDPELKKLALTTVLLSILMGLGQVL encoded by the coding sequence ATGAATAAAACAAAAGTTTGGATTTCTTCCATGCGTTTGCGCACTTTACCTCTATCTGTTTCAGGAATTATTTTAGCCTCGTTTTTAGCAGCCTATCAGGGCGTTTTTAATTCGGTAATTTGTGTGTTGGCTATTTTGTCGACTTTAAGTTTTCAAATACTATCAAATTTAGCAAACGATTATGGCGATGGTGTAAAAGGCACAGATAATGATGATAGAATAGGGCCAGAGCGCGCCATACAAAGTGGTGTAATCACTCCCAAAGAAATGAAACGGGCCATTACAATAAATGTAGCGATTTCGGTTATTTTAGCCTTACTTACTGTTTATTTTGCCTTTGGTAAAGCTCACTTCTTTCTTGCGGTGTTGTTTTTTGCCCTTGGCGTAGCGGCTATAATTGCGGCTATAAAATATACTGTTGGCGGTAATGCTTACGGCTATAATGCTATGGGCGATGTTTTTGTGTTTCTGTTTTTTGGTTTAGTGAGTGTTGTAGGTGGTTATGTATTGTATGCAAAAACCATAGATTTTGTTGTTATTTTGCCTGCAATGGTAATAGGCTTGTTAAGTGCAGCGGTACTTAATTTAAATAACATGCGAGATATAGAGTCTGATACTAAATCTAACAAAATTACGCTAGCCTTAAAATTAGGAAGCCAAAAAGCTAAAACTTATCATAGTGCTTTGGTGGTTTCGGCAATTTTATTATCCGTTTTATTTGGAATTATCTTTTATAGTTCACCTTTTAATTTCATTTTTATTATCGCTTTTATCCCTTTATTTCTTCATCTGAAAAAAGTGAATAACACAAAAAATCCAAAACATTTTGATCCCGAATTAAAAAAGTTAGCGCTAACAACAGTGCTTCTATCTATTTTGATGGGTTTAGGGCAAGTGTTGTAA
- a CDS encoding flagellar motor protein MotB — MKKVLLLSLSAMLLLSSCVTKKQFTDLEAKQKETQDLLNSATVKLNSCLEDRAAATAKATVLESQVNDLRKNNDNLQILSAKGASSIEKTLESIKEKELKITRLQDAMTKKDSMTLALVTSLKREVGINDPDIEVNVEKGVVFISIADKLLFQSGSYNVTTKAKEVLAKVAKVINSKPDFEAMIEGHTDSQSYQKGVLLDNWDLSVKRSTSIIRVLQDLGVNPGQLIAAGRSSYVPLVDNNTAENRAKNRRTRVVVLPKIDQFYDMIEKEMKNLEAAGK, encoded by the coding sequence ATGAAAAAAGTTTTATTACTTAGTCTATCAGCCATGTTACTTTTAAGTTCATGTGTTACTAAAAAACAATTCACAGATCTTGAAGCAAAGCAAAAAGAAACTCAAGATTTACTTAATTCTGCAACCGTAAAATTAAACTCGTGTTTAGAAGATCGTGCCGCTGCAACTGCAAAAGCAACTGTATTAGAATCTCAAGTAAACGATTTACGTAAAAACAACGATAACCTTCAAATATTATCAGCAAAAGGAGCTAGTAGTATCGAAAAAACGTTAGAAAGCATCAAAGAAAAAGAGCTTAAAATTACACGTTTACAAGATGCCATGACTAAAAAAGACAGCATGACTTTAGCACTTGTAACAAGTTTAAAACGTGAAGTTGGTATTAACGATCCAGATATTGAAGTAAACGTAGAAAAAGGTGTGGTATTTATCTCTATTGCAGATAAATTATTATTCCAAAGCGGAAGCTACAATGTAACTACTAAAGCTAAAGAAGTATTAGCTAAGGTTGCAAAAGTAATTAACAGCAAACCAGATTTCGAAGCTATGATCGAAGGTCATACCGATAGCCAATCTTACCAAAAAGGTGTGCTTTTAGACAACTGGGATTTAAGTGTTAAACGTTCTACATCAATTATTCGTGTATTACAAGACTTAGGTGTTAATCCAGGACAGTTAATCGCTGCAGGACGTAGTTCTTATGTACCTTTAGTAGATAACAATACTGCAGAAAACAGAGCAAAAAACAGACGTACTCGTGTTGTTGTTCTTCCTAAAATTGATCAATTTTACGATATGATCGAAAAAGAAATGAAAAACTTAGAGGCTGCAGGAAAATAA